A portion of the Lysinibacillus timonensis genome contains these proteins:
- the der gene encoding ribosome biogenesis GTPase Der — translation MTKPVIAIVGRPNVGKSTIFNRIVGERVSIVEDIPGVTRDRIYSSADWLTHEFNIIDTGGIEIGDEPFLDQIRAQAEIAIQEADVIIFMTNGREGVTLADEQVAKILYKTKKPVVLAVNKIDNPDMREMIYDFYSLGFGEPFPISGSHGLGLGDLLDECAKHFPKEDETQYDEDTIKFSLIGRPNVGKSSLVNAFLGQERVIVSDVAGTTRDAIDTPYSYEGQEYVIIDTAGMRKRGKVYESTEKYSVLRAMRAIERSDVVLVVLNADEGIQEQDKKIAGYAHEAGKAVIIVVNKWDAVEKDEKTMNVFTTQIREHFLFLDYAPIIFVSAKTKQRVHQILALVQRVSENHSMRIQSSILNEVIEDAVARNPAPRDKGRRLRIYYTTQVAVKPPTFVTFVNDPELMHFSYERFLENRIRETFDFEGTPIRLIARARE, via the coding sequence TGGTGAGCGTGTTTCCATTGTGGAAGATATTCCGGGTGTAACACGTGACCGTATTTATAGTTCGGCAGATTGGTTAACACATGAATTTAACATTATAGATACGGGTGGAATAGAAATTGGCGATGAGCCATTCTTGGATCAAATTCGTGCACAAGCTGAGATAGCCATTCAGGAAGCAGATGTTATTATCTTTATGACAAATGGTCGTGAAGGTGTCACACTCGCTGATGAACAGGTGGCGAAAATTTTATATAAAACGAAAAAGCCAGTCGTTCTTGCGGTTAATAAAATTGATAACCCCGATATGCGTGAAATGATATATGATTTTTATAGTTTAGGGTTTGGAGAGCCTTTCCCAATTTCAGGTTCGCATGGGTTAGGACTTGGAGATTTATTGGACGAATGTGCGAAGCATTTTCCAAAAGAAGATGAAACACAATACGACGAGGATACTATTAAGTTTAGTTTAATTGGACGACCTAATGTCGGTAAGTCTTCGTTGGTGAATGCTTTTTTAGGTCAAGAACGAGTGATTGTAAGTGATGTTGCAGGCACAACTCGTGATGCAATTGATACACCATACAGTTACGAAGGACAAGAGTACGTCATTATTGATACGGCTGGAATGCGCAAACGTGGAAAAGTTTACGAATCAACTGAAAAATATTCTGTTCTTCGCGCTATGAGAGCGATTGAACGATCTGATGTTGTTTTAGTTGTTTTAAATGCCGATGAAGGAATACAAGAACAAGATAAAAAAATCGCCGGGTATGCTCATGAAGCAGGGAAAGCGGTTATTATCGTTGTCAATAAATGGGATGCCGTTGAAAAAGATGAAAAAACGATGAATGTATTTACAACACAAATCCGAGAACATTTTTTATTTTTAGATTACGCACCAATTATCTTTGTTTCTGCAAAGACAAAACAACGAGTACACCAAATTTTAGCACTCGTGCAACGAGTTAGTGAGAATCACTCAATGCGCATTCAATCTTCCATTTTAAATGAGGTCATTGAAGATGCTGTAGCTCGTAACCCAGCTCCACGAGATAAAGGTCGCCGCTTACGTATTTACTACACTACGCAAGTAGCAGTAAAACCACCAACATTTGTTACTTTTGTAAATGACCCTGAATTAATGCATTTTTCTTATGAGCGATTTTTAGAAAATCGAATTCGTGAAACATTTGATTTTGAAGGTACACCAATTCGTTTAATAGCACGCGCAAGAGAATAA